One Triplophysa rosa linkage group LG9, Trosa_1v2, whole genome shotgun sequence genomic window carries:
- the LOC130558727 gene encoding homeobox protein vent1-like isoform X2 has product MIDNRSGVNAHAYVNAVLRRPIYWESLEAAWQTLLDCNRVRNTRIDLIVKQTAIMVKNFSADWLAQSFHAAAPDDAPEPEKKRHRPHVPCSAQPRPPTSYDKVYLQPKPKVAKAEQKPEATSVPKGKEVVVPVAPRHCSSPSISENSGYSSGYESEAAASECASVEDGHELEKEAVRRRIRTKFTPEQIDKLEKIFNKHKYLDAGERIKTALKLNLSETQVRTWFQNRRMKLKREVQEMQAGYFLPALPQMVVPHVHPVVQYHCYDRQRFQFPAQVMHHHHQIPAQQRIPHHHVMMPQHYY; this is encoded by the exons ATGATTGACAATCGATCAGGCGTTAACGCTCATGCATATGTTAATGCGGTCCTGAGACGGCCTATATATTGGGAGTCCCTTGAGGCGGCCTGGCAGACACTCTTGGATTGTAATCGGGTAAGAAACACTCGCATTGACTTGATTGTGAAACAGACCGCAATCATGGTGAAGAACTTTTCTGCGGACTGGCTCGCCCAAAGCTTTCATGCTGCCGCTCCCGATGACGCTCCAGAGCCGGAGAAGAAGCGCCACAGGCCTCACGTGCCCTGTTCGGCTCAACCGAGACCTCCAACATCCTACGACAAGGTTTACCTGCAGCCTAAACCAAAGGTCGCCAAAGCTGAGCAGAAACCAGAGGCCACCAGCGTGCCGAAAGGAAAAGAAGTGGTTGTTCCGGTTGCGCCAAGACACTGTTCGTCTCCAAGCA TTTCAGAGAACAGTGGATACTCTTCAGGATACGAGAGCGAAGCGGCCGCGTCAGAATGCGCATCTGTTGAAGATGGACACGAGCTGGAGAAAGAGGCCGTAAGGCGCCGAATCCGAACCAAATTCACTCCAGAGCAGATCGACAAGCTCGAGAAAATCTTCAACAAGCACAAATACTTGGACGCAGGAGAGAGAATAAAAACAGCGCTTAAGCTGAATCTATCCGAAACACAG GTCAGAACCTGGTTCCAGAACCGTCGGATGAAGTTAAAGCGTGAAGTGCAGGAGATGCAGGCGGGTTATTTTCTCCCAGCTCTGCCGCAGATGGTTGTGCCTCACGTGCACCCGGTGGTCCAGTATCACTGTTACGACAGACAGCGCTTTCAGTTTCCTGCGCAAGTGatgcatcatcatcatcagatcCCTGCACAGCAGAGGATTCCACATCATCACGTGATGATGCCTCAGCATTACTACTGA
- the LOC130558727 gene encoding homeobox protein vent1-like isoform X1, with product MLDLGSSCSDAASLFGEDAVETAGCDRGSHRQAGARLSHNHRICKDFNNDPLGLMIDNRSGVNAHAYVNAVLRRPIYWESLEAAWQTLLDCNRVRNTRIDLIVKQTAIMVKNFSADWLAQSFHAAAPDDAPEPEKKRHRPHVPCSAQPRPPTSYDKVYLQPKPKVAKAEQKPEATSVPKGKEVVVPVAPRHCSSPSISENSGYSSGYESEAAASECASVEDGHELEKEAVRRRIRTKFTPEQIDKLEKIFNKHKYLDAGERIKTALKLNLSETQVRTWFQNRRMKLKREVQEMQAGYFLPALPQMVVPHVHPVVQYHCYDRQRFQFPAQVMHHHHQIPAQQRIPHHHVMMPQHYY from the exons ATGTTAG ACTTGGGGTCCAGTTGTTCGGACGCTGCATCATTGTTCGGAGAGGATGCAGTAGAGACAGCTGGATGCGACAGAGGTTCTCACAGACAAGCTGGCGCCAGGCTTTCACACAATCACAGGATATGTAAAGACTTCAATAACGATCCATTAGGCCTAATGATTGACAATCGATCAGGCGTTAACGCTCATGCATATGTTAATGCGGTCCTGAGACGGCCTATATATTGGGAGTCCCTTGAGGCGGCCTGGCAGACACTCTTGGATTGTAATCGGGTAAGAAACACTCGCATTGACTTGATTGTGAAACAGACCGCAATCATGGTGAAGAACTTTTCTGCGGACTGGCTCGCCCAAAGCTTTCATGCTGCCGCTCCCGATGACGCTCCAGAGCCGGAGAAGAAGCGCCACAGGCCTCACGTGCCCTGTTCGGCTCAACCGAGACCTCCAACATCCTACGACAAGGTTTACCTGCAGCCTAAACCAAAGGTCGCCAAAGCTGAGCAGAAACCAGAGGCCACCAGCGTGCCGAAAGGAAAAGAAGTGGTTGTTCCGGTTGCGCCAAGACACTGTTCGTCTCCAAGCA TTTCAGAGAACAGTGGATACTCTTCAGGATACGAGAGCGAAGCGGCCGCGTCAGAATGCGCATCTGTTGAAGATGGACACGAGCTGGAGAAAGAGGCCGTAAGGCGCCGAATCCGAACCAAATTCACTCCAGAGCAGATCGACAAGCTCGAGAAAATCTTCAACAAGCACAAATACTTGGACGCAGGAGAGAGAATAAAAACAGCGCTTAAGCTGAATCTATCCGAAACACAG GTCAGAACCTGGTTCCAGAACCGTCGGATGAAGTTAAAGCGTGAAGTGCAGGAGATGCAGGCGGGTTATTTTCTCCCAGCTCTGCCGCAGATGGTTGTGCCTCACGTGCACCCGGTGGTCCAGTATCACTGTTACGACAGACAGCGCTTTCAGTTTCCTGCGCAAGTGatgcatcatcatcatcagatcCCTGCACAGCAGAGGATTCCACATCATCACGTGATGATGCCTCAGCATTACTACTGA